GTGTGCATAAATCCCACACGACTCCATACCACCCCATGGGCAATGGGATCACTGAGCGCTTCAACAGGACTCTTGGAAGCATGATAAGAGCGCTTCCTGCCAAATGCAAGTCCAAATGGCCCCAGATGCTGCAAACATTAACGTTCTGTTATAATTGCACGGTCCATGAGACGACAGGGTTTGctcctttttttctgatgtttggGCGAGTTCCTCGTCTACCTATCGATGTCATGTTCCAACATGTTCTTGAAAATGATCGTGTTGTGAGCCACCATGAGTTTGTTCAGCATCTGAGGAGGGATTTGTCAGAAGCTGCGCAAATCGCTCGGAAGCATGCTCTCGGTGAACAGGATCGCCATGCCAAACTTTACAACCGCAAAATTAAGGGCTCACCTTTGGCTGTGGGTGACCGAGTGTTGTTGGCTAATCGGGGCGAAAAAGGGAAGAAGAAGATCTCCGACAAGTGGGATTCGACTCCGTTTGATGTTGTGTCAGTAAGGTCCAAAATCAATGTCTACCGAATCAAAGACATCTATACGGGCAGAGAGAAAGTTGTGCATAGGAACTTGTTGCTGCCTGTTGACTTTTTGATCCCAGATGAGCAGAATGGGAGCCAATTTTCCTCTGTTGTTTCACAGTCAGATGACGGTGTTTCAGACACTGTTCTAGTGCGCAGTAAAGAAGACTCTCATGCCCGCACCATGGTTTGGCTCATGCAGTCACCTGAAAATGACCAACTGGACAATGACAACACTCCAGATGGTTGTGTTGATGGCTCATTTGATGACTTGGGACACGACTTGCTGCCAGGGGAAGTGTCGACTGATAGTCATAAAGACTCTGCAAATCAGAACGGTACACAGTCAGACAATGGCACATCTCAGGGCCCAGTTCACAGCACACATTTAGGTGTTACGCACTCTGTCGCATGTAGTGAGCCTATGGGCACTGTCAGAGATAGATCAGGTGGAGTGGTTTGCACACAGCCTCAGAGCAGCCGAGCAATTTCAGTTTCCTCTAGATTTGGGAGAACCATCAGACCAACACAAAGGCTTATCTGTGAAATGTCAGACCAGAGAATTGTGGATAATGCTTCACCAGTTATGGGCTCTGTTCTTGGTTTTTTTAGACGTGCCCTAGTCATCTAGCTCTTTTGCTTGggttagtttctgtactttgttTATGGACTGGAACCTTATGGCCTTGtaaatttaatttttgtttattctttttccCGGTATGGCCTGGTGAGCAAAGTAGTGCGAGTCTGTGTGAGGTGTAAATGGCATCTCTTTTTGTCTGTGATGAGTGTGGGACCTGGTACCATCCCATGCTCACACACTTCTTAGAGAAGATAATTTATTGTTGACGTTTCCGCACCAGTGCTCTagacacgttttttttttcttttccatttcatGTCTTATTTCTTCCTTGTACTACATACTGCCTTCCCATTTTAGCAGAATTTCAGGGGGGTGTATGTAACGGTGTACAATAGTTGTATTAATGTTATGTTATGAAATTCCTGCTAAATGGGTTTTGGCACCACCTGCTGGTTGGTCAGCGTATTACAGTTTCTGTATATATAGGTGATTCGGTGCAGTTTCGGCAGTAGAATGGTTGCATGCTGCCGTGGTGAGTACAGCCTTGTATGTTCAGCTCAGCAAAACTGCAAAAGCTATGTAAAGCGTTGTAGTGCTCGACTTTTGTCCCTATTGTGGTGAAATACATGTCACAGAGACCAGTATACTTAGTTGGGCTCTTCCAAGATGCTTTATTTAAAGAGTTATAAATTCGAAGCTAaacctgaactgaactgtgctaACAATAGCCTGTTTCCTTAGTTGTACGCTGACCGAGGTATGAACAGAAACTTATACTGTGGTTGCCATACTCATTACAGGTATGTTCTATTCGTGTTATGTATTTTCATGCTATGAATGAGCACAGCAATGCTAGCTGGTTTAACTAGCTTATTTTTAGTTCACCATGTGGGTTGGGTGCCATATTTTGTGTTCGCCGCCAGATGGcactatttcatattttacctttttgttGCTCTAATTTAAAAAGGGATGATGTAGCTGTAAAATATAGTTCATATTGATACTGTGACAATTGACCCTGatgtgaatgtaaaatgtagacttgtataaatcttttaaaaaaactgaatataatATAGAAACACAAGCACTTCTACCACTATACGATCGTAGCAATTTGTAAAggtaattgtattattttcacgAATTATATGTCTTGTCATTGATTTATTGTGGAGATGTATCTAGACTACTGTAGTCTCAGGCAGTAGAATGGTTGCATGCTGCCGTGTTGTACGCTGACCGAGGTATGAACAGAAACTTATACTGTGGTTGCCATACTCATTACAGGCTAATAAAAACTGCATCATCCCAATCCGGTGTCCATCACTGACCAGGGCAGACGAACACCCAATAGGGAGggtcacatatatatatatatatatatatatatatatatatatatatatatatatatatatattcagtcaCAGCTGCTCAACATCCTGTCCTATATTAAGTGCACTCCTTAGGTGCAGACGTACGGCGTCACATTAATGTCAAAACTCCTGCGCAGGGCCCATGGCTGCTTCTGTAAGCGAATTCTATTGGCTGATGCCTCCTGGGGGCGTGGCTGACCGCGCAGTATGAAAAGCCCCTTTCCAGAAGACAAACATAGCGGAAGACTAACAACAGCAGGTGATTGAGGTTAAAAGCActatgtcatctgcaaacatcatggtccatggagcctcctgcctgacctcatctgtcaacctgtccattgacctcaccattgcaaacaagaaggggctcaaagctgatccctgatgtaaccccaccttcaccttgaaaccatttgtcactccaactgcacacctcaccactgtctcactatcctcatacatgtcctgcaccaccctaacatactttcagctacacctgacttcctcatacagtaccacagttcctctctcggcaccctatcatatgccttctctagatccacaaagacacaatgtagctccttctgaccttctctgtacttctctaccaacactctcaacacaaaaattgcatctgtggtactctttctgggcatgaaaccaaataTAGGGAATATAGGCTAGGGAATATAATGAGGGTCTTGAGATGGGACTGGCTCAGTCCCTGGCAGTCTAGTCATGCCTCTATGCTGTAGTACTCACTTTGTCGCATATTGGATAATATATACTTTATGCTACTATGAAGAGCAGCATGCAGAATAAAGTGTATACTGGTGCAGCATGCAATATACAGCATATGCTAATTCAAACACAGCCCGTGAGCCAGTAATGGTGCACACCACTGAAGGGTCAAACAAGCATCACAGAATGAGCTCCTCTATTATTGCTACTGTTGTTTGTGTTAACTGTTAATGCTAGACTTCATGTTAGAAAACGTGCCTTTACAAGTTAAGAGAGCTCTACATACTTTCATGGTTCTGTTTGTGATGGGAAACATTAACTAGTACTCTACCATGGTTTGGATAGTTCTGGGTTCGGATTTGTAACTACATTGTGCTGCTCTTTACCAGAAAtgttataaaggaggagacaggTCACTGGTTAAAAATGCATGGGAGAGCATGTAACACTCAATATGGCCTCTctttatggaaaaataaaatcactaaatAAGAGCCAATCGGCTTGTTGGAAAAGCTGCAAGCAGGACAAGCTCCCTTCATAAGTGCAGCAGAAGAACAACCTGAAAAACTAAGGCTTTCAGTGTGTAATTAGAGCCAAATGCCACAAACTATGAGCTTTGCCAgtaatttaaaatatgtttttgaccTACAGTTGAGCTCTTCCTATTCAAAGAGACAGAAGCCTGGTCTCGACTACATGATTTATACATTTGTTTCATAGTAGCTACCAAATAATTCCTAGCAGTTACAAAATAATATGTTTTAagatgttatttgttttttgtatatGTTTAAGATGTTAGTTTAAATTTAACTAATAAGCATTTGTAAAAGAGGTGGACAATATGACTGGGGCTGAAaatcaaatggctccctgctccctacatagtgcacgacacaggaattttcaaactggctccagcaccccaacAGTGCATAATTCAGCTAAAAtatagtcatttgggattcagccacatCTGTGCTTGACAAATAGGGCATTATTTGGCTGTAGAAGCCAGAATTTTAAAACTTACAAAGCACACTATTTAGGCATTAGAgggccatttgagattcagcctacATTTTAGTGCTGttgtaataatttttttattatctgATGctcaatatgcttttctgagcatttcaTGGATATTGTCTGTATTTTAATGAACACTTTGCAACTGCACGTTACATTACGAGACCATAATTAGTCCTGTGGAACTGggtttagtgcagtacagtatgcaAAACGTTAGGTTTTTGATGGCTTAATGTGGCACCATGAGTGCATGTTCTGTGCATCAAACTTTTGTGATGTGTATTGTGTGGCATGAACATGTCTACGTATCGTGAtctttttttgccatattgcgcTCCCCTAATTTGTATCTACTGAGGACAATAGTTCAGTTGTTTTATGTGTCATAACTGAGCATCAGTCGGTTTACTGTAGAGACACTTACTGATATCCACAAGGTGAAGACAGCCGTTTTACTTACTATGAGCGTTATTTACTGGTCAATGTATGTTGCTaaagttaaaatagcagaaaatctgaaaatctaaTTTCTCTTTAGGTTCTATTTTCCTTACAATGTCCTGCATGTATCATGAATGagtttaaatatatatgtatatatatatatattgtagcGTCCTGCTACTGGCAAACTCTGCAGGGGTGGCTGGCAGATGGCTTCACATACAAGCTCACGGAGCGTGCCTGCCCCCCAACAAAGGGATTTGTTATGTTTAATGCTGTGGGGGTCAACATGGGGGTTGAGTATGTGGCTAGTGGTGACaccaattcccctttaaactttACGGGCCCGTATTAAGGCAAGCACTCCAGTTTCTCACTCTTCAACtacatattagtttcacagTAGTTGCAGCATAATCCCCAACAGGTCTTAACAGCTGAATAATGAGGTAAATGTAACCCAAAAAAGCAGGACAGAGAAGACGAAGCTCAGCTGCTTATTCcaactttccgttccaccttaaacggcgctCAACTGTACCCGCACCAGCATGGACCTGCCGCCCTGTACCCAGAGTAACGTGTTGTACCTGATGCTGCTTCACGGTTTGAAAGCCCCCTCTGAGCTGAAGAACAAGCCAGCCGTTTGGGTATGGACATCTGTGCTGGTCTGCCATGCTGTCTGCACTCATCTTTCCCGCGTACCATGATTTTCTCCTTTTACCGCactgctctttctctgtctctgagctGAACGCCCTGCAGGAGTCTCAGTGACAGTCCTCActgctgtgtgcgtgtgtggtgGTGCTTTTCTCTCTGCCGTGTAGAAACATATTCATACAGGGCAGGGATGCAGACACAGTGGCTCCGGGCAGCCAGTTAAGGGCGAGATATCTGCTCTTTAACACTGTTTCGCCGGGTATATTAATGCGTTGGGGAGAGCTTTAACGCCGCAGGGCTCAAaattactgttgtttttgtttcattgtaACTTGAAATCGTCACTTCTGCGCCGAAGCTCATCACTGTGCTGTTTCTCGCGTCGCACTTCTTCTCATCGCTAAACCGGTTTCGAAGGAAGCGGCGCACATCTTGTAACGGACACTCCGTGTCGCCCCCTACTGTGTTGGAGACCGATGAAGCGACAGCAAGTTACAGACATCCCAACTTGCAAAATTTTATTTCAGGAAGACACTTCTACCAACACccccacccaaaaaaaaaaaatacaatacatcTTATGCAACAAACATAACTTTAAGCGCCACAAACTTACAGAACTTCTTTTTTACAGCAAAGGCTTCGACATTAGCCCCCTAACTTTCTACATCACAAATCGGAAACACCAGTAGCAGTTTCATAAACTTGCACAGCTCCACGAATCTTCAAATCTTACTTGCCCTGAGCTCACAGATCGGACCTTCGACAGTTTGGACTCATCAACTGGTAAATGTCTGTAATGTGGGCCCATTGCTTCCAGGATAGTTCAGACATAATCTAGGACTTCCAAGTGGAGTTTTTCTCTGGCATCTGCTTTCTGGGTTGCTTGCTTCCAGTTCCTGCAGTGCATTCTCTCTCAATATTCTGGGAACGACTCTGGGAACGCTCTCTGTTTTGCATGCGCTTCATGAATATGCACACGAGGGGAGCgccgctctctccctctccctctccccctctttcccaCACGCGATTGGGGGGAAAGGTCTGTGTCGCCTGCGCGCGCGTTTGTGTGTTCACTCTTGGGCCACAACTTCTGGATTCGGGGCATCAGGGAGACACTATTGATATGCGGGAGACTCCCGCGTCTTCCGGGAGACTTGGTATGTCTGAAGTTAACACATctgctacagagaacacactgcagcacattttaatacacgattgctgcttatttgctgaaattaacatGGTGGGAAaaaaacctgtaaaatgtggcctgtgctaaTGTTCTATAAGCTACAAAGACGTCAACTATTGAGACTAGGAAACTGGTATAAGTTGTGGTAGTAACTCTGTTGAGAATGATGAGTgagcatacagagaggaggtgcagcggcgAACTGGTCCAGAACCagcaacctgtctctgaatgaagacaaaactaaggagatggttgttgacttccgaagagtaCGAGGTGACCAACTCCCCCattgaacatcactggctctatTGTGGAAATCgccaggagcaccaagttcctcggtgtccacatcacagagaacctcacctggtccctcaacgcCAACTCTACAGCCAATagagcccagcagcgcctctacttcctgcagagactgaagaaggctcatctaccccctcccatcctcaccatgtcaTCAAGGGAGACTGTGGAGACCACAAGACCCTACAGTGTGTAGTGAgaacagctgagaagatcatcagggtctctctcccctcccatcatggacatctacaccacacgctgCATCtgcaaagccaccagcattgtggacgaccccatccatccctcacacagacttttcTCACTGCttccgtctggcagaaggtaccggaacgtccatgccaccactgccagactctgcaacagctttgttccCCAAGCGATCATGTTTTTGTACTCACAACTGAACTGAaagcccccctcacacacacattctacactcacacactctcctcgTTTGATGCTCTTTTGCATCAAAACTTGCTGGAACTTGCTGCTAATACAGTGTGTACACTTTGTTTACTCAAGTACCATGGATATCTGACCTCAGGACCTGCTGTGCTCATGtattcacagatcacagcatgttaaataatctttgtACCTTATTTCACAACGCTACTTCATActcagaaatgagtgctgtgttggcgctgcactgtcctgtgtctaatctctgttttattaatcgtatttattgtactgttaCTAGTCAATTTTTTTGCACACTTACATCTGCATGTTGCACTTTGTACTGCTTATTCTGTTTCATGTGTTCcttggaggaacgtaatttcactccactgtgtgcTTGTACATgaatggaatgacaataaaagcctcttcaCTTGACTTGACATGAAGCCTTACTTCTGCCGCCCTGAGGCCGACCAGAGCTGCGTCTCTGGTTAGTTaagaataccaaagacagaagctcacACATCGTTGGTGAAGCAGGTTAAACGATGAGCTctccctgaatttgtatttgaacATCTATTTTTACCCTAACAGATAGCATACGTAGTTTATCATCAGGGACCTCCCAGAATCTTTATTTTGAAACATTCAAGGGGGTCCAAGTCAATTAGGGGGTCCCAGACCTCCTAGTGCCCCCTGTATTTCACACCTTGGCATAAACCAACaaatcgttgctgtcggaagaaaaccttgtatctccatttttggcattttggcatttttcagtttttgacataatttgaaagtatctgttactctttacattgtttgtaaattttttgATGAggggcctaaaagaaattacccaaaataacatgggaaaaattctggttccattgacttacattgaaggtcatgtatgttttttccttctcctgtaaagttactattttggagatacaagtttttcttccgacagcagtgaaatgttttgtcTTTGAGCTGAAAATCacaccagactttttttttctgggtgGAGTGATAATCTAGTAgtgctatagaaataaaaaaaaatatatatgcctGAAAAGgtgtatgtgtacacacacacacacacacacacccaataTATATATGAAAGTGGGTAGCAAAGGTTCAAGGCGAGGGTCTTTGCTCTAGATTCATCACCACTGCTCGATGCTCCTCCGGCCAGGGTACCAGTTTGGTACAGTCCGAACTGAGGCAAGGTCTCCTGTGCTGCGGACCAGTGGTGCAATCTCCTGCAGCAATCAAAAGAACATGCTATTTCAGATTTTAAAGGAATTTAGATATTTTGCTTTCATTATCATTGCCAGTATCTGAATCAGCTACAGTGCTTTTCAGTAACGTACTATTCATGTAGTAGAAAAAGTTGATAGTATTTGATCCAGAACTTTGCTGTTCAACCAAGACTATTAGTGACTACTTCAGGATGGAGCTGATATCTTCAGGTAGGTCACAATAAGCACGTCGTCCAGCCAGAAagtaaggtaaaaaaaaaagaaaaataacccTTAACATTTGCACTTTACTGTTTTGTTGTTACAGGAGTGTTTAAATAGGCAtcactgagaaaataaaaaaacatcaacaaacacaGAAACGTCATTAAATTCATTAAAGTGTTTTATTGCCATTAAAAGGAGCATTTCTGCCGAGAGTGGCAGAGTCTGTGTGTCAACAATGTAACTAAAAGCACAAAAACCCTATATAATCTCTGTATGAtctcttttctgtgttttgtaaaAAATGGTACAGTACAATCTGGGCCTAATGGTCTGAAAAACATGGTGGGGAAAGCTGTACATCACTGTTGCAATGTTCACTGCCATATTTAACAAGACACAGTCATATACCAACCAAGAAACCAAACTAACCAAGTGGCACAACCGTTATACGGATTTAGTGATTTCCATTAATCCCAAGCAAATTTGAACTTCACATCtttcattttgtctttgtacacAGCATCGAATCTCTCTGTTTGGGCCTccgtgaaaaggttcttccagTCTCCAACAACTCCTGACAAACAACACAAGTGGTTAAAGGTTTGTTCCAGAAGCTCAACAGCTGCAGGAATCCGgagaaaaaaactttatttactCTATTCCACATGGAGGTTTACCTTTCCTGagaaactctgatttcttctgGTCCATGAACTCTTCCGGGACCAGAGAGTAGTTGGACATCTTGTTCTGCCTCATGTTTTTGAACAGGCAGTTTTCGGCTATTTTCTCAATCACTTCTGGACTCAGAGATTTTCCAAGAAACTGGCCAATTCTCGAGACAGATCCTTTCAAATCCTGTAGTTTATACAGTTATGATGACATAAACAGTCTCTGAGATGTTACTTCATGCTTTAGAGGACCAAGTATGTGCACATGTAATACATCACACTGTTAGGAAAATAACTGTTGGTAATACAGTATAAAACTGCATtaatagatacatacatacacatatatgcaaTATGAACTCACTTGTATCAGTTCCTCATAGGCAACATAGAAAATGTGCTCTTGATCTTTAGCATTCAGCCATCCCTTCACATGATCAAACCATGAGCCAAACATTACTGCGAACATTGAAAACGCTAATATTAATGTGGGCAAAGGTAAATACACAAGCAGCTATAGTATAATCAGAGaccttgtagagaggagaatttccactctgcaatgtcttccggtttcctcaaacgctagagggcgctcccgaatGAGTCCAAAacgaatgggttgatatggagcattttaTCAAAattatagtttataaatgcttaaacattttaatgtaaaagaatgcaatcgcttcctgaacactgaatatcataaaacattttaacagggctgttttattgttaagagcttttaaactcgagctataggagtttaaaacgccGCCTCATATATAtacctcatatatatatatatatatatatatatatatatatatatatatatatatatatatgtacatatacatatatatatatatatatatatatatatatatatatatatatatatatatatatatatatatatatatacacacacacacgcctgtgagcggaaacagccaatcagctgctccgctcgcccatcaatcatcacgctctagcagtaaagcccgccttcTGCTGCCCACAACCCGtttgctgttaaaaaaaaggaaatatgtcAGTGAGTTTTCTTcgctttttttagtgaaatacatcgttcttctttctaaaatgaaagaaacgttctgggcgagtgattagaaacgattttaacttttcgtttttagccgttgagctccattcactcccattcattgaggactcactctcgagcgccctctgctggttagcagtcctgttttttgaTATTACGGGGttaggccaggctcctcataaatcGGCTCTGGTGTTATCAGTTCTGTGAAGAATAAACGCAGGAAGCAATACTCCGAATGAAATCTATTACAGTAACAAAGACAGAATGGCAATTTACTGTCATCTTACAAGTACAGCTAAATTTGGTTTTGTGATCTTCaatgttttctctgtctgtccacACTGGAATCTCATCTGAAGCAACCGAGACGATGCATGCAATTTATTACATATAATTAAACTGCTTGATAGGTGTGAGTTGTGAAATGGTAGATGAATAGAATTCAGACCTATACTTTACACTTCAACCTTTGTGGTGTGATGAAGACCTTGCAACCATGACCTGGAAAGTTAAACGTGTGGGGAAAGTATGACGTGAAGCCTTACTTTTTCCACTGAGAAACTTTTCCATGAACTCATCTGCAGTGCCTGGATTCACCATGTAGGAGGCCATTGCATAGTAGTGGAAGGAAGACGTGAACACGTCCTTGGGATTTCGCATTACATAAATGACCTGGAAAATTATTCAAGAGTTAATTGCTTTCCTTTTGAGCTGTAAGCCCATGTGACTAATGTGGCTAAAGGTCCAGAATCCTGCTCTGAATATTAGTTTTTGGAAGGAGGCCTGTGTGCAACCTACCCTGATCTCAGCTTAAGCTTAAGACACATGGGATCGAGTGTAGTTTAGTGGGCGTgttggcaaaaataaaaagtataaaCATCCCTCCATCTGCTGTTCATCTcttacagtggtgctgcagtCT
This portion of the Pygocentrus nattereri isolate fPygNat1 chromosome 13, fPygNat1.pri, whole genome shotgun sequence genome encodes:
- the LOC108413941 gene encoding sulfotransferase 2B1-like: MTEAELYDEYKGVYVPNHLHPPESLKYYEDFTFRPDDVLIVTYPKSGTTWLQEIIPLIFSAGDLTPVRTVPNWDRVPWLEEHRAVLLNLEQRPSPRAFATHFHHYMMNESYFKVKPKVIYVMRNPKDVFTSSFHYYAMASYMVNPGTADEFMEKFLSGKIMFGSWFDHVKGWLNAKDQEHIFYVAYEELIQDLKGSVSRIGQFLGKSLSPEVIEKIAENCLFKNMRQNKMSNYSLVPEEFMDQKKSEFLRKGVVGDWKNLFTEAQTERFDAVYKDKMKDVKFKFAWD